The DNA region TTTCGGACGGCGAGACAAAAACAGGGACCAATTAGATGATTAACCCTTATAAAAATAACACAAATGGTGCTACTCTAGTTTCGAACTCTATAGAGATACATCTATCGGTACCGGTTACCACTTGGCTAGAtgttctttagtttttattttttgaacgtTAGATGTTCTTTAGTTATATTTAGTTATATACGTGGCGTTTTATTATTATATACATAGCACTACtttagttttaatttattgATATATCTCAGTCTCCTTCATTTTATTTGTACTCATTTACTCTTtctatcatttttattttcttagagcatcttcaatggtaggaacttattttgggacttaactcaatttttgtgggcctaaattgccacataggatttaagacactcataaggtcttcatgcacatttcactctagtagttaagatcttattttactttttgacTGGACCCACaatacccaatatatttatattatttatttccctccctaatttttactttggttatggtattgaaggagagagaaaaaatattattttatttaagatctcacatttgagagtacctgagctaaggcacggatcttagcttttgctaagatctcatgccatgtaggatagctccaattgtgagatctaataagatccggatcttattttaaggtcccaaaataaggactccattggagatgctcttatcaCATCACCTATCTCTTCTTACAAATTTCAATCattaattcatattttttttcttaaaatgtgTGCGGAATGAGTACAAATGAGTTATTTTTTGACTTTCTACTACCCTTCGAGAGAGCACCAACAATGAAATGAACATCGTGCACGATGGTGATCCGTTACTTATAAAGTTATTGGTGGCATTTTTTATCTACATTTTTCGCTGGATCCTCTCcagaattgatgttggaaataCACTTAACTCATTAGCATGTCTTTTCGTAGGGGTTAAAATAGTACAGACTGCCCACTAAGATTTATGACCTGGTCAACATCAGGTCCAATAGAACAAATTAAGGGCCTGTTTGGCATTGAGTTCAAACGTGCGTTACGTTATCTAAAACGTGGTTCTGAAGTTTCCTGTAACCGTTTGGATGAGCGTTTGCTCAAACGCACCGACGTCACCTCCGTTTCGCACACCTCTGTCTGTTTTCTTCTAGACCCATCCACCAGATCCTTGTTCTCGTTTCGTCGTTCTCTGATTGCCCTCCGTCCTTCACGCTTCGGCATCCACCGGTTCGAGCGGCGTCCACTGGTTCGCACTGCTTGGATCCCACCTCtgattttttaagtttttttattcaACAGATCCTTTCTCTGTTCGATTAATTTCTTTCATTCAACATATAGCATGACGTAAAAAAAACATAGTTTATATTatagggttaagcatcatattggtccctgtctttgtgtcgccgtctgacctaggtccctcgccggaaaaattattgtaaatggtcctcatctttgaatttttttggagcggatcctcgccggaAATGGCACGCTGACTGGATTAAAGAAGTTgacgtggaattaaaaaaaataaaaaatactaaaaaataaatacacatgagataattaacaaaattaaaacctATTACTAATTCtaaccctaatttaattaataaaattaatttctccCCCAAATTAAACTCAATTCCCAATTCAATCACAATAGCAACACAGTCTTGAACCCAGAAATCATCAAAAATCAAATTCATTAATCCACCCCATGCCCTACCAGAGTCATCGctgtgtttcttcttcttccactctGTGTTTCCTCTTACGttccctcttcttcctctctttgtgtttcttctttctctttcacaTGTGCAATTGAAGCCAAACCCAGATCTTCACTGTGATTTTTCTTCAACTACCCATTGGGCTTCAATTTCAGCTTCTCCCACTGATTTAGAACCTTACACAACTTCTATGATGAAGTATTCATTGTTGCATGTGTAGTTCTAATTCCTCACCTTTTGGAACTCACTTTCGATGCATTCATGTTGCAAAGGAGAGAGCTTGATTCCTTTTTGGTCATGCCCACTTGTTCTTCAAGCGGAAGATAGTAGAGGTGGACCCTTCTTCCACCGAATCCACAGCCAACAAACCTTAGTTCACGGCTTCATTGTTGAAATCTGCCACCCAACTTCACGTCTTCATGTCGGGTCTCAAGAAACCCAAACCCGATTCGTCTGCTCCGAACCCATAACCAACCAAGAagaaccgccaccaccaccacccccttCTCCACTCCTCTTCTCAAGGCAcactcctcctctctccttctTCCAGCACCCCCAAATCCTAAATCAACTTCCAcctcaaaaccctaaacccccaaTTCTACCAAATCCCCCCGAAATGGGTGCGGCGCGTGCTTGAAGgcgatgaggaagaagaataaGGTCGACGTCAAGATCTGACGGTGGAGAATGGGTTGGAAACTGCAGATacggtgagggtgagggtgagggtgatgGTGAGAGTGAGGTTGCAGGTTGAGGGTGAAGAAGATATGAACCCTAATTTGTTTTGTTTGAATTGGGGATTTGGGTTACTTGGGGTGAATTGAAATAAGTTGGGGGGAATTAATTTAGTTGATTTTATTAGGGTTATGATTAGAAATATGTTAATTAGGTTTAAAAATCTgacgtgtaattttttttaaattttaaatttttgttttaatcCACATCACCTCATTAAACCCAGTCAGCATGTCATTTAAGCACCCGCCGGAGCTCGGAactccggcgaggatccgcttcaaaaaaattgcaaagatgaggaccatttacaataatttttccggcgagggacctatatcagacgacgacacaaagacagggactaatataaTGCTTAACCCTATATTATAATTCATACAATATTCATTATAATTACAAacttgatttgattattttcatcgaaacaatattcatttttttaaaatcacgTTTGTTATAAatcatccaaacataaatcacgtttATTTAAACACAACTTTActcaaaatcattttaacaaaATCACGTTAATTCAAACACCAAGTTTCTAACGGGATGCCAAACGGGCACTAACAAATGGATAAGACCAAAGCAATTTTAAAATTCTAcaccctccggtcctatttataagaaaaaaaaaattcacataatttaagaaatgtagttaaactagataaaatgccttgaatcaaaataaacttccaaaattaccctttatttagtgttggaaagtgagaaagagagagaataattaatgagacacattttacaagttagaattaataagagcatcattggaaaaaaataattaatatagctcaaactttcatttggttcttataaaaaggaccaagatttttcttctctttcatgcttataaataggaccgaaAAGAGTATTTAgttaaaaatgtcaagtgtACACCACCGAGAAAGTTTTATAACCCCTAACAGACCAATCTAATACGcatcccctctctctctctatatatatatatatatgacactACTAAACATGACAAACAGACTTCAAATGTTACTGGATCGTGAAAGTCGTGTGTTACATTTGTCGTGTAAATGTCATGTGGATTGATAGTGTAGATATGAAATTCTGAACATGTATGCATGTTAGATTAGATATGAAATTCTGAACAATGCTACCAATTACATAGCGAGATAGTTACCGGTTCGTTTCAACTCTGAACACTACCCCATGCACTATATAAGATTCTCTTAATTATGATAAACATTTTGCTCCCTTTCTATGTTCAAGTTGTAACAATCATTATAACcagttaataaaaaataacatgtGGATTGATAGTAAATTGTGGCCAAGTGCAATGTTCCCAATCAGCGACAAAACACAATGCAAATTAGGGCCGtgccaaaaaaatatattaagtgAATGAAACTTCTAAACTATCAAACTTGCAACCAAGCTATATTTTAGATTTAATGTCTTCTACCATTTTATATAGCTACGCTTATACAGAATCCGGAATCCATCATCCCCTACATATACATATAGAGACGGAATCAATGTTTATCTTAGAGGCACACCAATAATTCATGTTTCACAAAAACACTATCACTTTACCGATTAAAGCTTATTGTTATACTACTCACCAATTTTTTCAACATCTTACTGGCATTGAATATTGATTTTGATCTCAGTATCACATGGGCACACATAGCTGCTACTTCATCAGGTGTTTCATTGGCCATCTATCTGTATtataaaacacaatcatcagTTCTTGTACTTCAATTCATTTCTAAAGCCATGCAGGTTGCAGAGTACTGTTGGAACTTCACAGTACGGAATATATACTGGTAGGCAAGGTTAAGTGCTGATTTATGTCCCATTACAAACACCTCAGTGTCACTGATTTCAAAGGCTCCATATTTGCCATCAGGCAAAACCCAAGCATTTGCTTGTCCATACATAGTCTCAGGCCTCAAAGTTGCAGCAGCAAGGAACACCTTCTTGCCCTCCAGCACCTCAAACTTTGGAGGGAAAGGTGCAACCACCTCCATCTTGATAATAGTGTACTCTTGGGGCTGAACCCCTTCACCAGTTGCCCTATCATGATCAGCACAGGGTTGTCCATCCAAAGGAGAAAAAATTGTATGCCTGACATCCTTCACAATTTTACCCATTGACTTCAACTTCCTCACCTGCCACCTAACAAAAGAATCAAAATATGGGTTCATATCAGTAGTAACAAAGGACCTTCTCCAGTCACAACCCAACCCAAAAGCCTTGAGATCCTCCACAGCCAAAGGTGGGAAATAAGAAAGCCACTTGTGAGGGTCCTGAAACTTTGATATCTCATCATAAAAAATCCCAACACTCTTCATAATCTCCCACTGGTACAACTGTCCACCTGATTTAGCAGCAACCTTggacttcttcttcttattcttcccTTTGAACTTCCCACCACCTTCATTTGCATCCTCCTTAGGAATCTCCTCCTCTTGTTCCTGAGAGAAAACTGGCAGGTCCCCGAAGCGCTGGATCTTTATTCTCTCTGGCGAGTTTATCGGCGGATGCTTTGATGGGCATGCCGGTGCAGTGGAAGGCGAAGGGGAGGAGGACGTTGGGGCCCCTGAGCCTGTGGAAGGCGGCGGCGAACTCGAGCTTGGAGAGGGAAAACGCGTGACCCAAATGGAGGTAACCGTTCATGTAAGGGAAAGGGAAAGTCCCGAAGAACTTGTCGCCGGGCTTCGGTGGCGCGTCGCCGGGCTCCGCCCTGAAGACGTCGTTGTCTTGCCACCATTTTTGAACCTTGACCTCAATCTCCCTTAGACGATCCCTCCGGGCAGTGCTCTTCCCACCACCGTCGCTCGCCATGTCTGAATAGCATGAAGGAATCTGTGTGCTTGGGGCGCAAGTTATGGGaatatttgtttaatttttaaataagatatttaatttgttgatttattttgatattgtgtgaattattatgattttttaattaattaagaaataaatgtataattgattttgaattgAGAGATTCAGGTAGTTGAAAAGTATATATGTTAGAGATTTAAGTTTGAATTAATTAACAACAATTCTTCAGGCTTTCATGGTAATTGACCAATAATTAATCGTATAGTATCAATACagtaaatgataattaattttgaaaattagtTGTTACTAATTAGAAGGCAAAAATTTGCTCAAAACATAGGGCTGTTTGGTTTggaggaaagaaagagaaaggattggagaaggaaagaaagcACCAAAATCAAGAAACTTTCCCTCCTTTGGTTTAGAAGAAAGAGGGGGAAGGAAAGAATAATCTTAGTGGGGCCCACCCTAAAAAACTTTCCGGACGGAAATCAAAAAAGTTTAACTATTTTATTCAAAAGACTATAATACCCTTCagtttattaaatattatattgcctatgatttaaaaaaatcgGAAACTAACTTTTCATCCATATATTGATGatatctacaaaaaaaaaaagcttacgTATATTATCATAAATGTTAAATCATATACATTTTttcaaatacattttttttaaatgtaaaacGTATTATCTAGTGCGGTTTccttttcttttaataaatgttgtttcctttatttttagtttttttttgtaatgtaatttttttcctttattttcagtttgaatgagaaagtataagattatttacatattttaaaaataaaagagagatcAGGGTATTTTTGTCATTGCATAAATACAAACTTTTATTTCCACTCACTTTTTCTTTCCCCTTCTCTTAAACCAAACAACCTAAGAAATCACCCCACAttcctttctttttcctttctttaacctttctattcttttcttttcctttcttttctttttcctttctttaacctttcttttcttttcttttctttccaaaCCATCCATCCTTCAATTCTTAGGACAGGTCACTGGCAGGGCATAGGCACAGGCATGTGGATGCACTGTGTGCGAGTAGAAAACTTTACCCACACTTACCTCTATTTACATATAGATAGGACATGTTTGTTTCaacttaaaaaaattgattttaaaattaaataaaaattgatattattttaattcattttttttggaaaaactgaAATTCATTTATATACTATTCTAGATGCCTCATctataattattgatagtataataatttttttactttaaatattattttaaattatttgtaTATGAAATCATAATAGTCATTTactgatgaagaaaaaaataaaactataaaagtgtttttttcatgtaaaatcACATTAAGGACATAAAGTAGTAAAGAATAATTTTGTAAGGAgttatttaaaaatttgaatTCAACTACTATTACCAcaaaaataagatttttttttgtatatcggaaagataaattgcacccgccatgAATTGATCCATTGACTctcctacccaacccatatgtccccagttcttaccacttgagctatcctaggGGGACACAAAAATAAGATTCAATTTCAagttgtaatatttttttataagcttctCAAAATaacttaagaaaataataaattatttaaaattctcAAGCACTCACAAGTAGCAAAAATTTACATAAATATTTAATCTATCTGAGAAGCATTGTTCTGACGCGTAAAAGGCTCTGGAATAAAGGAGCAGTAGTCCCTACTATTTTTTGTCTACGGTGTGATAGATTGGAGGAAACAATGGATCATGCATTGAGAGATTGTCCTTGAGCTAGGCGGGTGTGGTTTGCTTCAGTGATGGGTTGTAACTGGGGAAGGGATGATGGCTTGAGCTGTGTGTACTGGTTTCCGGAGTTGATCCTTTTTGCTCTTGTGGAGGTTGTTGAGAGTTCTTGTGCGATTGTGCACCCGCATCTTCACCTTCTGGAATTTCAGATATAACCAAGGATGAGAGAAATTCATAATTGTCCATGATTCTTATCCTTTTTGTTTGTCCAAGGAAATTACCTCCCTTACCCAGGCCATTCTCAATTTTATAACTTTTAACATTTTGGTAAAATTCATCAAGAGATCTTTGCCTGCTTTTCCGGATAGGAGTAATGCTTGTGTTGTTGAGCACTAAATCTTCAGACATGCTTTGTCGGACAGGAGCAAGGCTTGTGTTGTTGAGCACTTCATCCTCTAACACTTGGTATCCACATGATCCATGACCCTAtagataaacaaaaataaacagATAGTAGTACACCCCAAAGAATAATCTACTAGCCAATGCATACAGTCCCAAGATAACTGAAAATAATGCTTACTATACAATCTGTGAGAGAAATCAGCTAAATTAACATCAATTGTTACCACATTAAAAGAACTAGCTCTTTTTATTTTAGATATTTTAGTCATATGGTGCTTACCTTATTGACCACAACATGTTTCACCATCATCATTAAACCCAATTGATCATTCACCCTACAATTAATTGATCTTCCCTCAAGAGTCAAGAACAAGATGAATATGGCAATTAAATTGCTACTCTTAGCATGTGTTAAGTGTCAATATCATACGCAATGATGCATACATAAGCTTCAGTACATAAAACTTGCAAACGTTTCACAACCAATGGACATATCAAGAAGTTGAGGTCATTTAGCACTAAAAATTTAGGACTAAAAACCAGCGACTCAGGAAGCATAGAACCATTAGAAAAGTAGAAAACCAAAATGATGATGATCATACCATACCTTTTTCACAGGGCACTCAAAATAGTACTTAACCGCATTGGTACTCTGTTCTGGTCCCCTCACTCTACGACACACTCCAGCTCTGCATTCACACTCAGGGTACTTGAACAACGGAGGCTGCAAATCACTCTGATCAACAGGCTCATCACACCATTTCATAAATCCATACCCTTTACACTGTGCCccctaaaacaacaaaaaacacCCAACAGAGAAACACTTAAGAAAATCAATAATTTAAAACTGGGAATCACAAAAGGTCGAAATTAACTTGAAGGTGTTAGAGGCATACCCTTTTGATGGGGCAGGAATAGTACTTCCTATCCGGGTTTCTCTCGCTGTTGGAGGTTTTGATGATGCAAAAACCGTAGCCACAACGGCAGTGAATGTTCTGAGGGGAGTGGTGAGTGGGTGAGTGTGAAGATGATGAGAGGGGCTTGTTGTTGGGGGAGTTCAAAGGGCAAAACCAACTCCAATGACCTTGTTGGTGACACTTGAAGCAAGTGTCTCCTTGCATTCGTTTCTGAATGTGTGGGCTTGGGATCTTCTCTGGGGTGCTTGGGTGAAGTTGAAATTGAGGAGGATTTGATGGTGATCGTGAAGGTGAGAGAGGCTGGTTCACTTCCTGATCACACATTTTcctcttgttcttttcttctatgGTGGCCAGTGTgaacatgatggtggtggtggagagaaTTGAGACGTTGGATTGGAGTGTGGTTGAGTGTTCAGTGTTCAGTGCTATAAACCTCGTACATGGAAACAAAACGACATCGTCTCTGTTCTTTGATTTCCACACTGTACGATTTCTGGAAAACTTAGCAAATAAGCAAGAAGTGATGAGCAACTTTTTGTCAAAAAGCTaagtttctctctctcttcccttaTTCGTGTTCcactgaatatatatatatatatatatatatatatatatatatgcattaggcttaaatatgttgggggcccctataaaataggggtcctttggtttaagcccctacaaaaaaatttctttggcATACACCCTTAAATGGAAAATAATATGTAGCTTTAAGTCCCTACCGTTATGTCCCGTCTAAATGATGCTGACTCAGCTAACGGACGCTGACGTGGCAGGTCATGTAGGCATATAGTGCAAATGTCAAAAAACATGCCACTGGGTAGGATTCGAACTCAGGTTTGCTACCCTAATTGGCTTATGCATTACCACTACACCAGAAGCTACGTTGTTAATATTTGTCCAgagtttaatatttatttaatacttACATTCATTCCTCTTACGAAGCCCTAGCAGCCACCACCACACTTTGTTCTGCATCTTCCCACAGCTGCCACCTTAAGCAGACTCGAATGAGATTgagaaggttgaagatgaaaaaTCCAAAACCAACAACCCCACAAATCCAAAAAAACCCTGAAAATCTCAGATCCAAAAtcaatcaagagaaataggattTGCAGCGCCCTTCACCATCCTTTAAACCAGCGGCGTGACGGTGGCGTTCCAGGTCGTCGACTCCGCAATTTAGGGTTGGAGATCGACGATTTCGATGATGATGACGACGAAGATGATGGTGTgcgtgatgatggtgatgatcgaCAATGAGAGCCATGAGGGGGGATTTTGAAATCTGGGTTGTGGCTTTGAAGGATCTCTACAAAATTTGATCAGATTATGAACGAAGTTGTGACCATCTACGAAATTTTGAGCAAAGTGgccatggtgaagaagaggagggGGCGATGGATGATGGAGGAGACAGTGTGGTGGCCATGGACTATGAGCacagagggagaagaagagggttTCAGTGGCtgctggaattttttttcctttctgaaatttaatttagtaattaaaatgaaatgaaaaataatatatgAGGTGGAATATGATGTGGATAGTCAGGTATGAGAGAGAAGCGACCATCCATTTCCAGCTCAGcacttaatgttttttttaaacggTTGTTAACGGTAGGGGCTTAAAGCTACATATTATTTTCCATGTAAGGGTGTATGCCAAAGAATTTttttgtaggggcttaaaccaaaggacccttattttataggggccccaacatatttaagcctatgcATTATTTTCTTCACATTTTTTCGGTGTATTAACAAaatgttaagaaaaaaaaaacttaatttatgATAGTTTGATCTTTACCAAAACTACAAGGGACAGAATTGTCTGATGCAGGTAACCAGAAGGTATTTGTCatgattttttaattacaaGAATACACAAGTTAACTACtagttttcctttttttccctCATGTGTATGTGTATAGGGAAGCAAATCATTCAGCTCATTTCTTAGCAAAATATGCTTTGCTGTCTCATGATAAAATTTGGCTAGGGGCACTCTCCTTGTATCTAATCTTGTGTCCTTTCGGAAAGTTTCTTAAAATGCATGACACtccttttttttatcatttttttttttctcataagTGTTTTTGTGTAAGAGTGTTTAATGAGATAATGTTTAATTTAATGACAAATTATAAAATGATGTACTATTTTTCCTTCACTCTATTTGTTCTGTTGAGTTTTTCCTAGTAAAATTTTAATGATGTCCATCTGGATTAGAAGTTAGATGAAGAGTTAACGAGTGAAACCCATATGTACTTCAAGGTTGTGCGTTGAAAAAAAGGTTATATACTTTACTTTTAACCCTTATCAGTTATCACCTTATGCATAtcctattttttcttcttataatATCATCAACGAGAGTCAATTTTGTTCGAGTGGCGAACATTAACATTATGAGCTAATTCTCCaaacaaattttgttttcttccACAACTCTCATttactttttttataagcaaatacATTGTTTACTTAAATCAAACCTGTGTAGATATATTCTATCTTTTTGGGTGACCCCCAATGTGCACCACTTTTGGAGTAGtataattttacaccactttttttaatctattataacaggtcaacacatttttttaaagaaatttaatatatgataaatttttaatgatatttaattttttaaaaaatatgttaaCCTACTGTAATCAGTCAAAATAAGTGATGTAAAATTACACTActctaaaattaatatttttccttaaaaaatcCTTTTATTATTTGCGCATCCAAACACATCATAACCATCCAAGGTTGTGTGTCTCATTCTCCCTGTTGCGCTTTTGGATGTTGGGGCTCTTCAGATCGGCTCTACTCCACTGAAATTCATCCGCCGCGCCGTCAGGAGGTcgtccgccgccgccgccggtTTCAGCAGCCAGCCCTCCTCCACCTCCCACCGGTATGATTTTGGTCTTCTCTTGCCCCTGTTTGGTATTTTGTTTCTTTGGCCTTTGCTTCTCTGCTTAGTAAAC from Lotus japonicus ecotype B-129 chromosome 2, LjGifu_v1.2 includes:
- the LOC130739098 gene encoding uncharacterized protein LOC130739098 isoform X3; this translates as MFTLATIEEKNKRKMCDQEVNQPLSPSRSPSNPPQFQLHPSTPEKIPSPHIQKRMQGDTCFKCHQQGHWSWFCPLNSPNNKPLSSSSHSPTHHSPQNIHCRCGYGFCIIKTSNSERNPDRKYYSCPIKRGAQCKGYGFMKWCDEPVDQSDLQPPLFKYPECECRAGVCRRVRGPEQSTNAVKYYFECPVKKGHGSCGYQVLEDEVLNNTSLAPVRQSMSEDLVLNNTSITPIRKSRQRSLDEFYQNVKSYKIENGLEGEDAGAQSHKNSQQPPQEQKGSTPETSTHSSSHHPFPSYNPSLKQTTPA
- the LOC130739098 gene encoding uncharacterized protein LOC130739098 isoform X2; the protein is MFTLATIEEKNKRKMCDQEVNQPLSPSRSPSNPPQFQLHPSTPEKIPSPHIQKRMQGDTCFKCHQQGHWSWFCPLNSPNNKPLSSSSHSPTHHSPQNIHCRCGYGFCIIKTSNSERNPDRKYYSCPIKRGAQCKGYGFMKWCDEPVDQSDLQPPLFKYPECECRAGVCRRVRGPEQSTNAVKYYFECPVKKGHGSCGYQVLEDEVLNNTSLAPVRQSMSEDLVLNNTSITPIRKSRQRSLDEFYQNVKSYKIENGLGKGEGEDAGAQSHKNSQQPPQEQKGSTPETSTHSSSHHPFPSYNPSLKQTTPA
- the LOC130739098 gene encoding uncharacterized protein LOC130739098 isoform X1, with the protein product MFTLATIEEKNKRKMCDQEVNQPLSPSRSPSNPPQFQLHPSTPEKIPSPHIQKRMQGDTCFKCHQQGHWSWFCPLNSPNNKPLSSSSHSPTHHSPQNIHCRCGYGFCIIKTSNSERNPDRKYYSCPIKRGAQCKGYGFMKWCDEPVDQSDLQPPLFKYPECECRAGVCRRVRGPEQSTNAVKYYFECPVKKGHGSCGYQVLEDEVLNNTSLAPVRQSMSEDLVLNNTSITPIRKSRQRSLDEFYQNVKSYKIENGLGKGGNFLGQTKRIRIMDNYEFLSSLVISEIPEGEDAGAQSHKNSQQPPQEQKGSTPETSTHSSSHHPFPSYNPSLKQTTPA